The following nucleotide sequence is from Actinomycetes bacterium.
GGCGATGGGACCCGTGGCGCCGGGCGGGCAGGGCCGGCCTCGCCCTTGCCCTGCTCACCCTCGCTGTCGTGCTGGTGCCCCGGGTCGTGGACCGCGAGCCGACCGTGGACCGGCCGCTGGACCGGGTGGTGCCCACGGAAGGCTGGACGCTGTACCGCAACCAGCGGGAGGGCTGGCAGCTGCGCTACCCGCCGGGCTGGACGACCGCCCGGAGTCCCACCGAGCCGACGCCGACCATCTTCCTGTACCCACCGGGGATCCGCCCGGGTGACGCCCCGTTCGACGCCGCCTTCTACGTGGAGGCCCAGCTCGACTTCGAGCCACGGGTGGACTCGGCCAACGTGTCCTGGACCGAGCACCGGCGCCCGGACGGCCTGGTCGTGCAGCGCGCCGAGCAGGCACGGCGGCTCGGCGGGCGCTCGGTGACCTACATGATCCCCTGGCAGGAGGGCGGCGGCCGGTGGCTGACCGGGACGGTCGGGACCGGTGACCGCGCCCTGTGGGCCCGCTACGGGACCGTCGGTGAGGCCATCCTGGCCACCCTGAACCGGGCGGGCGCCGCCCCAACGAGCACCGTGACCTTGCCGTCGGTGCCCGCCTGCCTGCAGGCGTTCCGCTTCCGCCTGGCGGTCGGGGGCCCGCCAGGGCCGCCAAAGGCCGAGATCAACGGCCAGGTCGAGTTCCAGGCGGCCGGCCAGTGCCTCGATGCCGCCGAGGCCACCGCGATCCTCCAGGACGGCCAGGGCCGGCCGCTTGCCGTGGACGGCAACCCCGCCAGGACCACCCTCAAGATCAACCCGGCAGACGACCCACCTATCCTTCAGCCGCCGGGTGGCTGGCGGTGGACCAACTGGTGCGGCGGGCCAGGGCCATTCCGCCTCGTGGTCACCGTGCAAAGCGACGGTCGCACGGTCGGCACCGACACTGTCGACCTCAACTTTCTGCCCAGAGGCAACGGTCCTCCCTGCCTGAACCGCGCGGCACCGTCCGACCTAGCCACGTTGGCCGACTCGGAACTGCCCGACCGGTAGCCGAGCCCGCGCAGCTCCGACCGTGCGCAACCATGCCCACCTCGGCCGGCGCCTACGGTGCCCACGGTCAAGCGCGATCAAGGCGTGCAGCCAAACTCGTTGGCTGCACGGTGCCGCCTTCGGCGGCAGCTTGATCCATCCAGCCAACGAGCCCGGCCGTTCCATCGCGCTTGACCTCGCGGCAGCGTGCCCCAGCTGCACCACTGGCCCTCGGGCGAGCGGGCAGGCCAGCACGCCGGGGGAGGGGACACCCCTCCCCCGGCACCCCCACCCCGTGCTCAGGCCGCCGCGTCCTCGGGTGCCGGCCAGGCGACCGCCTCGTCGTAGGCCACCCGGCGGGCCAGGCACCCGTGCAAGATCCCCACCAGCCGGTTCGCCAACGCTCGCAACGCCTGGTGATGGGTCGCACCCCGAGCGCGGTGGGCGTCGTAGCAGCGCCGCGCCCCAGCCGAGGCGGTCAGCGCCGCGAACGCCCACAGGTAGCACGCATCCACCAGCCGCTCGTTCCGTGCCGCGCGGGCGACCACCACCCTGCGCAGCCCCGACGATCGGGTGACCGGCGCGGTGCCCGCGAACGCCTTGCGGCCCTTGGCCGTGGCGTAGCGGTCGGGGTCGTCGCCGAACTCGGCCAGCACCCGCGCGCCCAGCACCACCCCAAGCCCCGGCTGGCTGCGCACGATCGCGGCGTCGGGATGGGCCGTGAACCGGCGGCCGAGCTGCTCCTCAAGCGCGTCGACCTGCTCGTTCAGGCACCCCAGCAGCACCACCAGCGCGGCGACGACCTGCCGGTAGGCGCCGTCGACCGGCTCGGCCGCGGCCAGCTGCGGCGCCGCCAGCGCCCCGTGGATCGCCACCACCCGCGCCTGCACGTTCCGCTGCCGCCCAGCAGCCACCAGCGCGCCCCGCAGCGCCGCACGAGACAGCAGGCGACCCACCGCCGGGGTGGGCGCCAGCGCCAGCACCGCCAGCGCCTCCGGCGCGGCGAGCTGCGCGCCCAGCGCGGCCAGCGCGCCCGGGTAGAACTCCCGCAGGGCGCTGCGCAACGCGTTGGTGTGCCGCTGCCGCGCCCAGACCAGATGCTGATGCGCGCGGGCCAGCACCTTGACCGCCTCCACCCCCGGGGTGTCCCCCGCCACCGGCCGGTGCTGGTGGCGGTCGGTGCGGACCAGGTCGGCCAGCACCTTGGCGTCGCCGCGGTCGGACTTGGCCCGCGCGCTGCCATACCGGTCCCGGTAGCGGCTCACCGCGTGCGGATTGACCCCATACAGCTGGTAGCCGGCGGCCAGCAGCGCCCCGACCAGCAGGCCCCGGTCGGTCTCGATCCCCACCACCACCTGCGCCGGGTCCTCGGCGTGCGCGGCCACCAACGCGTGCAACTCGCCCACCCCGGCGACGCCGTCGGCGATCCGGCGCGCCGCCAGGACGCCGCCGTCCTGGTCGAGCAGGCACACGTCATGGTGGCACTCGCCCCAGTCCACCCCGACAAACAGCACCGTCGTCCTCCTCTGCTCCGACGTCCTGCCGGTGAGTCAGGGAAGGACCTGCGGCGCCCTAATGGCAGTGCTCACCTGGCACGACATCCCACCAGCCGTCCGCCCTTCCCAACACCAGCCGGGGCACGCGCTCCCCCAAGAGCTCATCGGCTCCAAGTCCTCCAAGTGCTCACCTGCTGGCGACTCCGCCGTAGCCTCCCATCCAACCCGAAGGCTCGTGCAGCCCCATTAGGGGTCCTCCCCCCGGACCCCCCTCCTCCTCGGGCCGGCTGGACGGCGCCGGCCACGCTGGGCACGCAAAAGGCCCCCCGGGGCACCGGGGGGCCTGCATGATCGGGTGGTCATCGGTCGGCGTGGTCGTGGGCGGCTTGGGTCACGGCGCCTCCTGGTCGGGGTGGGGGCGGAGCATGGCGGGTGGGTGCTGGCCGTTGCGGGCGGCGAGGCGGGCGCGTTCCTCGCGCAGCAGCGCGTAGGCGCGGCTGCGGGAAAGGCCGGTGCGGGTGGTCACGTCCTGCCAGGACACCGGGGCGTGTGGGGTCTCGGTGGCGAGCAGGACGCGGACGGTCGCCCGGGACGGCTCGATGTCCTGCCCGGTGCCGGTGAGGACGCCCGCCGCGTCCACGGTGACCGGTGCCAGGCCGGCGGGCGGGCTGCTGGTCTCGGCGGGGTCCTGGCCGCGGTCCTGGGTGTCCCGGCCGGCCGCCCCCCTGGCGTCCTGGCCCTCCTGCTCAGCGTCCTGGGTGTCTTGGCCGGGGTGGGGGTGGCGGCGGTGGGCCAGGCGGAGTAGGAACAGGTGCCAGGCGAACGGCGCGGTGACCGGGGGGACGCCGTAGACGCAGGCGACCAGCAGCCGCGGCGGCGGGTCCAGGGGGATGAACGGGTGGGCGAAGTTCAGCGCGATGGAGCTGCCCGCGGCCAGGGCGGTGAGCGTCCAGGGGTAGACGGGGGTGCGGCCGGGGCGGGCGCGCTGCTCGGCCAGGACCGCGACCGCGGCCACGGCCATGAACGCCTCAAACCCCAATGGCCAGGCCCAGGCGAGCCGGGGGCTGAGGCCGCAGGCGCGGGCGATGTGGTGGAGCACGTCGAAGCTGAGGCAGGCGCCGTAGGCGAACATGGCCAGGGCGCCGAGCCAGCTCGCGGCCTGGATCACCCGGTCGGTCCGGTCGCGGTGGTGGGCGGGACGGTCGGGCAGCACGAGGGGCCTCCTGGGACAGCGGGGCGGCCTCGGGCCAGCAGGCACCGGGGCCGGTCGGTTGGGTGGCTAGGTGGGTTGGTGGGGGCCGTGCCAGACCACGCCGCGGGTGAACCCGCCGCGGAGGTGGGCCTTGCGGGCACGGGCGCACTCGATCTCGGCCGGGCCGATGCCGGCCTGGGCGGCGAGCGTGTACAGCACTTGGAGCACGTCGCCGAGTTCTTCGAGCAGCTCGGCGGGGTGCTGGGCGGCGATGGCCTCGCGGGCCTCCTCGAGGAGCTTGGCGTGCAGGCGGGCGGCGTACTCGGCGGGGTCGGCCAGGTGCCAGGCGCACGGCTGTCCCCTGGCGGCCATGATCGCGGGGACCCGGTCACGGATGAGCTTCGCGCCAGGACCGGCCGGGGTGGTCACGGCCCTGCCCCCGGGGTTGGGCGGCAGGGCGGGTCGATGGTGCCGGCCCGGACGATGGAGATGGCCGGCCACGCAAACCACAGGTCCTCGATCCCGTAGCCGCCACGCGGGGTGGCGTCGTCTTCGACGGTGCTGGAGATGGTCTTGAAGCGGACCTCGCCGGTGCGTGGCCACCGCACGGCCAGGAACGTGGCGCTGTACCCGCCGTCGGGGTGGCCGACGGCGATGTCGCCGGGCTGGGGTGGCCACCACGGCTGGGCCTGCATGGTCGCCCAGTGGCCGGTGCTCGCGGCCAGCTCGCCGGGCAGGTCCCGGTGGGCCTTGCGGTCCTCGATCTCGGCCAGGGGCGCCTGGCCGGTGGTGGTGGGGGTCGCGCGGAGCCGGCCGGTCAGGTAGTGGCGCACCGTCTGGGGGTCGGTGCGGCTTGGGCGTGGGCCGTGCCGCCGGTCGATCCAGAACAGCTCCGCAAGCCGGCTGGCCGCTTCGGCGGCCG
It contains:
- a CDS encoding IS110 family transposase; protein product: MLFVGVDWGECHHDVCLLDQDGGVLAARRIADGVAGVGELHALVAAHAEDPAQVVVGIETDRGLLVGALLAAGYQLYGVNPHAVSRYRDRYGSARAKSDRGDAKVLADLVRTDRHQHRPVAGDTPGVEAVKVLARAHQHLVWARQRHTNALRSALREFYPGALAALGAQLAAPEALAVLALAPTPAVGRLLSRAALRGALVAAGRQRNVQARVVAIHGALAAPQLAAAEPVDGAYRQVVAALVVLLGCLNEQVDALEEQLGRRFTAHPDAAIVRSQPGLGVVLGARVLAEFGDDPDRYATAKGRKAFAGTAPVTRSSGLRRVVVARAARNERLVDACYLWAFAALTASAGARRCYDAHRARGATHHQALRALANRLVGILHGCLARRVAYDEAVAWPAPEDAAA
- a CDS encoding nucleoside triphosphate pyrophosphohydrolase — protein: MTTPAGPGAKLIRDRVPAIMAARGQPCAWHLADPAEYAARLHAKLLEEAREAIAAQHPAELLEELGDVLQVLYTLAAQAGIGPAEIECARARKAHLRGGFTRGVVWHGPHQPT
- a CDS encoding DUF2637 domain-containing protein codes for the protein MLPDRPAHHRDRTDRVIQAASWLGALAMFAYGACLSFDVLHHIARACGLSPRLAWAWPLGFEAFMAVAAVAVLAEQRARPGRTPVYPWTLTALAAGSSIALNFAHPFIPLDPPPRLLVACVYGVPPVTAPFAWHLFLLRLAHRRHPHPGQDTQDAEQEGQDARGAAGRDTQDRGQDPAETSSPPAGLAPVTVDAAGVLTGTGQDIEPSRATVRVLLATETPHAPVSWQDVTTRTGLSRSRAYALLREERARLAARNGQHPPAMLRPHPDQEAP